Proteins from one Cystobacter ferrugineus genomic window:
- the lpxB gene encoding lipid-A-disaccharide synthase gives MSSAPQILVVAGEASGDAHAAELVAALRARRPDLSFFGMGGSRLAAQGVELLYGAHEVNVMGITEVLPKIPRILQVMGGLARAAAERRPACAILVDIPDFNLRLAARLKKLGIPVAYYVSPMIWAWRRGRVKTIARLVDRMLCILPFEEDFYREAGVAARYVGSPVVEQVPAPASALTFRQKLGLPPEVPTLALLPGSRMSEIRRILPSMVGAARTLAAERPGLQVVVPVAPTIAREEILSRFEGSGVRPILVEGRAPEVVGASDAAIVASGTAALEAGLMQRPLVVVYRVSLLTYLVGRMMLKVAHVALVNLLANRRVVPELLQGDMTPERIAGEIRRLWVPGAPRDEMLRGLEEVRTRLGESGAAMRAAESVLELLPAAKV, from the coding sequence TTGTCCTCCGCCCCACAGATTCTCGTCGTGGCCGGCGAGGCGTCCGGTGACGCCCACGCCGCCGAACTCGTCGCCGCCCTGCGCGCCCGCCGCCCGGACCTGTCCTTCTTCGGCATGGGAGGCTCGCGCCTCGCCGCCCAGGGCGTGGAGCTGCTCTACGGCGCCCATGAAGTCAACGTCATGGGCATCACCGAGGTGCTGCCCAAGATTCCGCGCATCCTCCAGGTGATGGGGGGCCTCGCGCGGGCCGCCGCCGAGCGCCGTCCCGCCTGCGCCATCCTCGTGGACATCCCCGACTTCAACCTCCGGCTCGCCGCGCGGCTCAAGAAGCTCGGCATCCCGGTGGCCTACTACGTGTCGCCGATGATCTGGGCCTGGCGCCGGGGCCGGGTGAAGACGATCGCCCGGCTCGTGGACCGGATGCTCTGCATCCTCCCCTTCGAGGAGGACTTCTACCGGGAAGCCGGCGTCGCCGCGCGCTACGTGGGCAGCCCCGTGGTGGAGCAGGTGCCCGCCCCCGCCAGTGCCCTCACCTTCCGCCAGAAGCTCGGTCTGCCCCCCGAGGTGCCCACCCTGGCCCTGCTGCCCGGCAGCCGCATGAGTGAGATCCGCCGCATCCTCCCCTCCATGGTGGGCGCGGCGAGGACGCTGGCCGCCGAGCGTCCCGGCCTCCAGGTGGTGGTGCCCGTGGCGCCCACGATCGCCCGCGAGGAGATCCTCTCGCGCTTCGAGGGCAGCGGCGTGCGGCCCATCCTCGTGGAGGGCCGGGCCCCCGAGGTGGTGGGGGCCAGTGACGCGGCCATCGTGGCCTCGGGGACGGCGGCGCTGGAGGCGGGGTTGATGCAGCGGCCCCTGGTGGTGGTCTACCGCGTGTCGCTGCTCACCTACCTCGTGGGCCGGATGATGCTGAAGGTGGCGCACGTGGCGCTCGTCAACCTGCTGGCCAACCGCCGGGTGGTGCCCGAGCTGCTCCAGGGGGACATGACGCCCGAGCGCATCGCCGGGGAGATCCGTCGCCTGTGGGTGCCGGGCGCGCCGCGGGACGAGATGCTCCGGGGGCTGGAGGAGGTGCGCACCCGTCTGGGCGAGTCCGGGGCCGCCATGCGCGCCGCCGAGTCGGTACTGGAGTTGCTGCCCGCGGCGAAAGTCTAG
- a CDS encoding ABC transporter ATP-binding protein, with protein MHKSLWRLLGYARPHAAVLGAAFVCMAVLGLCTGAYAYLMGPALRFLLSGGERGFGGEQSVPWLADLPREASLWGFPVVVVTVGVVKGVAYLGQFFFMGLFAQKTVADLRRELFVRLTSLSPAQLARERMGDLLSRFSADVQAVEVAAMYTVGSYLRDSLQIVVLAGVALSLSPLLGGLMLCVLPLAALPASRLTRKALRGTREGQLQLGHLAGQLQEGLGGMRTIQAFNGQAAELERFSSHARSHEEAMVRAAWARGGVPGLMEVLAAAALAGALAYAAATQAMDPASLLSFLTAVVLVYQPVKDLGRVTQFAMQAGAAGERLFALLDLRHPVEDAPGATEAPALKHGLVLEGVGFSYGERRALEGLTVELPVGQVVALVGPSGGGKSTITQLLLRFERPSEGRLLLDGVDADRYMAESVRAKFALVTQEPLLFSGSVRENLSLARPDATREELEAAARVANAHEFIQALPEGYDTRVGERGAKLSGGQRQRLCIARAVLSRAPVLVLDEATSSLDPESEREVQAALARVLPGRTALVIAHRLSTVVSADRICVVEAGRVVEQGRHEELLARGGPYAALWALQAGAERGAA; from the coding sequence ATGCACAAGTCGTTGTGGCGGTTGTTGGGGTACGCCCGCCCTCATGCGGCGGTGCTGGGCGCGGCGTTCGTGTGCATGGCGGTGCTGGGGCTGTGCACGGGGGCGTACGCGTACCTGATGGGCCCCGCGCTGCGCTTCCTGCTGTCGGGCGGCGAGCGGGGCTTTGGCGGCGAGCAGTCCGTGCCATGGCTGGCGGACCTGCCCCGCGAGGCCTCGCTCTGGGGCTTCCCCGTGGTGGTGGTGACCGTGGGGGTCGTCAAGGGCGTGGCGTACCTGGGCCAGTTCTTCTTCATGGGCCTCTTCGCCCAGAAGACGGTGGCGGACCTGCGGCGGGAGCTGTTCGTGCGCCTCACCTCGCTGTCGCCCGCGCAGCTCGCGCGTGAGCGGATGGGGGACCTGCTCAGCCGCTTCTCCGCGGACGTGCAGGCGGTGGAGGTGGCGGCCATGTACACCGTGGGCTCCTACCTGCGCGACTCGTTGCAGATCGTGGTGCTCGCCGGGGTGGCGCTGTCCCTCAGTCCATTGCTGGGCGGGTTGATGCTGTGCGTGCTTCCCCTGGCGGCGCTGCCGGCCTCCCGGCTGACGCGCAAGGCGCTGCGGGGCACGCGCGAGGGACAGTTGCAACTGGGGCACCTCGCGGGCCAGCTCCAGGAGGGACTGGGCGGCATGCGCACCATCCAGGCCTTCAACGGGCAGGCGGCGGAGCTGGAGCGCTTCTCGTCGCACGCGCGCTCCCACGAGGAGGCCATGGTGCGGGCCGCGTGGGCGCGGGGCGGTGTGCCCGGGCTGATGGAGGTGCTGGCTGCGGCGGCGCTCGCGGGAGCCCTGGCCTACGCGGCGGCCACCCAGGCCATGGATCCCGCGTCGCTCCTGTCGTTCCTCACCGCGGTGGTGCTCGTGTACCAGCCCGTGAAGGACCTGGGCCGGGTGACTCAGTTCGCGATGCAGGCGGGCGCGGCGGGCGAGCGGCTCTTCGCGCTGTTGGACTTGCGCCACCCGGTGGAGGACGCGCCCGGGGCCACCGAGGCGCCCGCGTTGAAGCACGGCCTCGTGTTGGAGGGCGTGGGTTTCTCCTATGGAGAGCGGCGGGCCCTGGAGGGGCTGACGGTGGAGCTGCCCGTGGGGCAGGTGGTGGCGCTGGTGGGGCCGAGCGGTGGCGGCAAGAGCACCATCACCCAGTTGCTGCTGCGCTTCGAGCGCCCGAGCGAGGGCCGGCTGCTCCTCGATGGGGTGGACGCGGACCGCTACATGGCGGAGAGCGTGCGGGCGAAGTTCGCGCTGGTGACCCAGGAGCCGCTGCTCTTCTCGGGCAGCGTGCGGGAGAACCTGAGCCTGGCGCGGCCGGACGCGACGCGCGAGGAGCTGGAGGCGGCGGCCCGGGTGGCCAACGCGCATGAGTTCATCCAGGCGCTGCCCGAGGGCTATGACACGCGGGTGGGCGAGCGGGGCGCGAAGCTGAGCGGAGGGCAGCGGCAGCGGCTGTGCATCGCGCGGGCGGTGCTGTCGCGGGCGCCGGTGCTGGTGCTGGACGAGGCGACGAGCAGCCTGGATCCAGAGAGCGAGCGCGAGGTGCAGGCGGCGCTCGCGCGGGTGTTGCCGGGGCGCACGGCGCTGGTGATCGCGCATCGGCTGTCGACGGTGGTGTCCGCGGATCGCATCTGCGTGGTGGAGGCGGGGCGGGTGGTGGAGCAGGGGCGACACGAGGAGTTGCTGGCACGAGGTGGCCCCTACGCGGCGCTCTGGGCGTTGCAGGCGGGGGCCGAGCGGGGCGCGGCATGA
- a CDS encoding DUF4388 domain-containing protein produces MKKLLLVENHPPTREHLTGVLSQAGYSVRAVGEPGSAMEHFVADNPALVVMSVDVPRLDGAHVGHLIRNYSLGARVPIVAIDKGHLGRARGVASLVDLKVNAYVADPLKPGELVGKLQALAAAMEQNATPLKGVLGMLVRPAVLSGDLKGFPLPAMLVSLYRLRRDGVLVVAHRDLTRRIFFAQGSAVNYDSSARQDALPSYLLQRQVLNEAQAERVVQALGSGLRIGAALNEAGVEAAGEELLQLLREYTMDRVAQVIGMREGRYAFYPGDDFQSEVATVETPALAPILDGARRAMPLKTLAAPLRAHQSEFPVRTPDFGRDLGALGLNTEDLKIAMQMNGRIPLRDLLAHGRGDLRRGYSLLWFLRLVGGVDFSATPVAQGPGEVVVVPDVIAPRKRKPLPADVAANLREGAVRIITGSYFRCLGLEIAADSEAVERSYHELAMRFHPDSYAEYDTSEMKDLLDSVQEKLSAAYRVLSVADKRKAYLQYLVSRMDVGRSTTVNVDAELMLRRGEAALKRKQYRSALIHFEEAVGLNPQEPEYYSYLAWATFLAGTGPKEDRARAAQKVLRKALALNPYLERALIISAIIDSEMNDESGARKKLLKVLELNPNSQLAKAALRKVGR; encoded by the coding sequence GTGAAGAAGCTTCTGCTGGTCGAGAACCATCCCCCCACCCGTGAGCATCTCACCGGGGTCCTGTCTCAAGCCGGCTATTCCGTGAGGGCCGTGGGCGAGCCCGGCTCGGCGATGGAGCATTTCGTCGCCGACAATCCCGCCTTGGTGGTGATGTCCGTGGACGTGCCGCGGCTGGATGGCGCGCATGTGGGCCATCTCATCCGCAACTACAGCCTGGGGGCGCGCGTGCCCATCGTGGCCATCGACAAGGGCCATCTGGGCCGGGCCCGCGGCGTGGCCTCGCTGGTGGACCTCAAGGTGAACGCCTACGTGGCCGACCCGCTCAAGCCTGGCGAGCTGGTGGGCAAGCTCCAGGCGCTGGCGGCCGCCATGGAGCAGAACGCCACCCCGCTCAAGGGCGTGCTGGGGATGCTGGTGCGCCCGGCGGTGCTCAGTGGGGACCTCAAGGGGTTTCCGCTGCCGGCGATGCTGGTGTCGCTCTACCGCCTGCGCCGCGATGGCGTGCTGGTGGTGGCGCACCGCGATCTGACGCGGCGGATCTTCTTCGCCCAGGGCAGCGCGGTGAACTACGACTCCAGCGCGCGCCAGGACGCGCTTCCCAGCTACCTGCTGCAGCGCCAGGTGTTGAACGAGGCGCAGGCGGAGCGGGTGGTGCAGGCGCTGGGCTCGGGCCTGCGCATTGGCGCGGCGCTCAACGAGGCCGGGGTGGAGGCGGCGGGCGAGGAGCTGTTGCAGCTCTTGCGCGAGTACACGATGGACCGCGTCGCCCAGGTCATCGGCATGCGCGAGGGCCGCTACGCCTTCTATCCCGGCGATGACTTCCAGAGCGAGGTGGCCACGGTGGAGACGCCCGCGCTGGCGCCCATCCTGGACGGAGCGCGCCGGGCCATGCCGCTCAAGACCCTGGCCGCGCCCCTGCGCGCGCACCAGTCGGAGTTTCCCGTGCGCACGCCCGACTTCGGCCGGGACCTGGGCGCGCTGGGGCTGAACACGGAGGACCTGAAGATCGCCATGCAGATGAACGGGCGCATCCCGCTGAGGGATCTGCTCGCGCATGGGCGGGGCGACTTGCGGCGGGGCTACTCGCTGCTGTGGTTCTTGCGGCTGGTGGGCGGGGTGGACTTCTCGGCCACGCCCGTGGCCCAGGGGCCCGGCGAGGTGGTGGTGGTGCCGGACGTCATCGCCCCGCGCAAGCGCAAGCCGCTGCCGGCGGACGTGGCGGCCAACCTGCGCGAGGGCGCGGTGCGCATCATCACCGGCAGCTACTTCCGCTGCCTGGGGCTGGAGATCGCCGCGGACAGCGAGGCCGTGGAGCGCTCCTACCACGAACTCGCCATGCGCTTTCACCCGGACAGCTACGCCGAGTACGACACTTCGGAGATGAAGGACTTGCTGGACTCGGTGCAGGAGAAGCTGTCGGCGGCGTACCGGGTGTTGTCGGTGGCGGACAAGCGCAAGGCGTATCTGCAGTACCTCGTGTCCCGCATGGACGTGGGCCGCTCCACCACGGTGAACGTGGACGCCGAGCTGATGCTGCGGCGGGGAGAAGCGGCGCTCAAGCGCAAGCAGTACCGCTCGGCGCTGATCCATTTCGAGGAGGCGGTGGGGCTCAACCCCCAGGAGCCCGAGTACTACTCGTACCTGGCGTGGGCCACCTTCCTCGCGGGCACGGGGCCCAAGGAGGACCGCGCCCGGGCCGCGCAGAAGGTGCTGCGCAAGGCGCTCGCGCTCAACCCGTACCTCGAGCGGGCGCTCATCATCTCGGCCATCATCGACAGTGAGATGAACGACGAGTCGGGCGCGCGCAAGAAGCTGCTCAAGGTGCTCGAACTCAACCCCAACTCCCAGCTCGCGAAGGCCGCGCTGCGCAAAGTAGGCCGGTGA
- a CDS encoding PHP domain-containing protein, translating into MKPFRAWVWVGKGLRALVGLVLLLVGWAGFFTFAASYADYPVVPPASEGPRWPRGAFHVHTTRSDGRATEAEVAAAAKAAGLHFVVLTDHNDFTPREPVFVDGVLLVQGVEISTAAGHLVAFGLERPLEGVHKGMDGGETQAAVARAGGVSVLAHPVQARNPWRHEEAARRAEGFELYSADTFFRNAVRHPFSRLLPAVGAWLGQRVHGVMLLVEPDEGPVTKLLELAREKPRLALCAHDAHGLPGYEEVFQSLAMYLPPREDGAALPGDARAAAEVVVEGLASGRALCAFRALGEPEGFSLEGVDAGRREAHVGDVLTVRLPPGAREHVRVEVRGAGRLRPDGVSVDLVEEGAVQVEAWVEAPGRFFGSRWRPWIVPSPIRVLARGVGR; encoded by the coding sequence ATGAAGCCCTTCAGGGCGTGGGTGTGGGTGGGCAAGGGGCTGCGGGCCCTGGTGGGCCTGGTGTTGCTGCTCGTGGGGTGGGCGGGGTTCTTCACGTTCGCGGCCTCGTATGCGGACTACCCGGTGGTGCCTCCGGCGTCCGAGGGTCCCCGGTGGCCGCGCGGTGCCTTCCATGTGCACACCACGCGCTCGGACGGGCGGGCGACGGAGGCGGAGGTCGCCGCGGCGGCGAAGGCGGCGGGCCTGCACTTCGTGGTGCTCACGGATCACAACGACTTCACCCCGCGCGAGCCCGTCTTCGTGGACGGGGTGTTGCTGGTCCAGGGGGTGGAGATCTCCACGGCCGCGGGGCACCTCGTGGCGTTCGGCCTCGAGCGCCCGCTGGAGGGGGTGCACAAGGGGATGGACGGGGGCGAGACCCAGGCGGCGGTGGCGCGGGCAGGGGGAGTGAGTGTGCTCGCCCATCCGGTGCAGGCGCGCAATCCCTGGCGCCACGAGGAGGCCGCGCGGCGGGCCGAGGGTTTCGAGCTGTACTCGGCGGACACGTTCTTCCGGAACGCGGTGCGCCACCCCTTCAGCCGGTTGTTGCCCGCGGTGGGCGCCTGGCTCGGCCAGCGCGTGCACGGGGTGATGCTGCTCGTCGAGCCGGACGAGGGGCCCGTGACGAAGCTCTTGGAGCTGGCGCGGGAGAAGCCGCGTCTGGCGCTGTGCGCGCACGATGCGCACGGCCTGCCGGGCTACGAGGAAGTCTTCCAGTCGCTGGCGATGTACCTGCCGCCCCGGGAAGACGGGGCCGCGCTGCCCGGGGACGCGCGAGCCGCCGCCGAAGTGGTGGTGGAGGGGCTCGCGAGTGGGCGGGCCCTCTGTGCGTTCCGGGCGCTGGGTGAACCCGAGGGCTTCTCCCTGGAGGGCGTGGACGCCGGGCGCCGGGAGGCCCACGTGGGGGACGTGCTCACCGTGCGCCTGCCACCGGGAGCCCGCGAGCACGTGCGCGTGGAGGTGCGAGGAGCGGGGCGGCTGCGACCGGACGGCGTGTCGGTGGATCTGGTGGAGGAGGGGGCGGTGCAGGTGGAGGCCTGGGTGGAGGCGCCGGGGCGGTTCTTCGGGAGCCGGTGGCGGCCGTGGATCGTCCCGAGTCCGATCCGGGTGCTGGCACGGGGCGTGGGGCGCTGA
- the lpxK gene encoding tetraacyldisaccharide 4'-kinase, translating to MLAPLELLSWGYGAGVRLRGALYDAGWLSGERVEGLRVISVGNLNVGGTGKTPAVLYLAELLVREGKRVGILTRGYGRGSKEPLSFTGRERLPPVEEAGDEPLLLARRCPEARLLVGADRRALARRARDEYGLEVVLLDDGFQHRRLARDEDVVVVDEAVGFGNGRMLPRGPLREPLAALKRATLVWVRASSQPRVDWPPFTAPRVRTLYQPTGWVDPEGVLHPPGALRGMPVLALAGLARPGGFLRTLGALGVEVRGTAFFADHHPFSARELEEVRARAVKLGARVVTTEKDRVRLSVDFETWAVRLGVEVLEGEAHLRQALGLT from the coding sequence ATGCTCGCGCCGCTGGAGCTGTTGTCGTGGGGGTATGGGGCGGGCGTGCGGCTGCGCGGCGCGTTGTACGACGCGGGGTGGCTGAGTGGGGAGCGGGTGGAGGGCCTGCGGGTCATCTCGGTGGGCAACCTGAACGTGGGTGGGACGGGGAAGACGCCCGCGGTGCTCTACCTGGCGGAGCTGCTGGTGCGGGAGGGCAAGCGCGTGGGCATCCTCACGCGAGGGTATGGGCGCGGCTCGAAGGAGCCGTTGAGCTTCACGGGGCGGGAGCGGCTGCCGCCGGTGGAGGAAGCGGGGGACGAGCCCTTGCTGTTGGCGCGCCGGTGTCCCGAGGCCCGGCTGTTGGTGGGAGCGGACCGGCGGGCGTTGGCGCGGAGGGCGCGGGACGAGTACGGGCTGGAGGTGGTGCTGTTGGACGATGGTTTCCAGCACCGGCGGTTGGCGAGGGACGAGGACGTGGTGGTGGTGGACGAGGCGGTGGGTTTTGGCAATGGCCGGATGTTGCCGCGAGGGCCCTTGCGCGAGCCCCTGGCGGCCCTGAAGCGGGCCACGCTCGTGTGGGTGCGAGCGTCCTCACAGCCCAGGGTGGACTGGCCGCCGTTCACGGCGCCCCGGGTGCGGACGCTCTACCAGCCCACGGGCTGGGTGGACCCCGAGGGGGTGCTGCATCCTCCTGGGGCGCTGCGGGGAATGCCGGTCCTGGCGCTGGCGGGGTTGGCGCGGCCGGGAGGCTTCCTCCGGACGCTGGGGGCGCTGGGTGTGGAGGTGCGGGGGACGGCCTTCTTCGCGGACCATCATCCTTTCAGCGCGCGGGAACTCGAGGAAGTCCGGGCCCGGGCGGTGAAGCTGGGGGCGCGGGTGGTGACGACGGAGAAGGACCGGGTGCGTCTTTCCGTGGATTTCGAGACATGGGCGGTGAGACTGGGCGTGGAAGTGCTGGAGGGTGAGGCGCATCTCCGCCAGGCCTTGGGGCTTACGTAG
- a CDS encoding glycosyltransferase, with product MRILHLLASPYWSGPAENVALLALAQREAGHEVRVAVDRRRAKASSEELAVPRLEALGLLDEGGLELSVKSPPWRMVGDGWRLRRRSVEVVHAHFTHDHLVARWGRPRGAVLIRSVHAPRSLRASLPDADAYTVPASSLITRLVGRRVQVLPPLVDGMFRPEADREALRRELGLTGSPLIGMVSTFQVSRRHALGVEAFARLRRAHAEARLVLVGDGGLVETVREQVRGLGLEEGVTFAGYQRGESFARWLKALDEVWILGLGNDWSARAAAQARACGVHVVGVEEGNLPALADARVEELTPEAVVAASESGERALVEHPGNARIAADVLALYERARAGR from the coding sequence ATGAGGATCCTGCATCTGCTCGCGAGTCCCTACTGGAGCGGCCCGGCGGAGAACGTGGCGTTGCTGGCGCTGGCGCAGCGCGAGGCGGGACACGAGGTACGGGTGGCGGTGGACCGGCGGCGCGCGAAGGCGTCGTCGGAGGAGCTGGCGGTGCCGCGCCTCGAGGCGTTGGGGCTGCTGGACGAGGGCGGGCTGGAGTTGTCGGTGAAGTCGCCGCCGTGGCGGATGGTGGGGGACGGGTGGCGGTTGAGGAGGCGGAGCGTGGAGGTGGTGCATGCGCACTTCACGCATGATCACCTGGTGGCGCGCTGGGGGCGGCCGCGGGGCGCGGTGTTGATCCGCTCGGTGCATGCGCCGAGATCGTTGCGCGCCTCGTTGCCGGACGCGGATGCGTACACGGTGCCCGCGTCCTCGCTGATCACCCGGCTGGTGGGCCGGCGCGTGCAGGTGTTGCCGCCATTGGTGGATGGGATGTTCCGGCCCGAGGCGGACCGGGAGGCGCTCCGGAGGGAGCTGGGGCTCACGGGCTCGCCGCTCATCGGCATGGTGTCGACGTTCCAGGTGTCACGCCGGCACGCGCTCGGGGTGGAGGCGTTCGCGAGGCTGCGGCGAGCGCACGCGGAGGCCCGGTTGGTGCTGGTGGGAGATGGGGGCCTGGTGGAGACGGTGCGCGAGCAGGTGCGGGGGCTGGGGTTGGAGGAGGGGGTGACGTTCGCGGGCTATCAGCGGGGGGAGTCGTTCGCGCGCTGGCTGAAGGCGCTGGACGAGGTGTGGATATTGGGGCTGGGGAACGACTGGAGCGCGAGGGCGGCGGCGCAGGCGCGGGCCTGTGGGGTGCACGTGGTGGGGGTGGAGGAGGGCAACCTGCCGGCGCTGGCGGACGCGCGGGTGGAGGAGCTGACGCCGGAGGCGGTGGTGGCGGCCTCGGAGTCGGGGGAGCGGGCGCTGGTGGAGCATCCGGGCAACGCGCGGATCGCCGCGGACGTGCTCGCGCTGTACGAGCGGGCGAGGGCCGGGCGGTGA
- a CDS encoding 3-deoxy-D-manno-octulosonic acid transferase → MRLLYVLASYLLFAVLFPVLSLHRKTRNGLRQRLGYYAPGELPPRGAGPTFWLHGASAGDLLALSPMFAPLRARFPGCRIILSTMTDSGFMMGRGRLAKEVDAVVYAPYDLWGATRRAVRAIQPDLLVLEYTEIWPNLIRAAKRAGVKVTLTNGRFSPGQQGKYRLLFSLIGNPLRDMALFLMRGEDEAERALALGAPGERVFVTGNTKFDALAAVGPGQEDEALRGALGLKAGERVWIAGSTHEGEEEHLLAVYRRLLDVHPDLRLVIAPRYIDRAGRIAALARDAGLSVGLRSKGNEEGGRVVVLDTMGELSRAYRLASLVFVGGSFTTRGGQNILEPAGQGKPVLFGPHMENFQDSVQVLVGRGGIQVNDAEHLYRVMSELLQKPENVTSLGVLARTTVRQVSGASQRNVEHMARVLAR, encoded by the coding sequence ATGCGCTTGCTCTACGTCCTCGCCAGCTACCTGCTCTTCGCCGTGCTGTTTCCCGTGCTGTCCTTGCACCGCAAGACGCGCAATGGGTTGAGGCAGCGGCTCGGCTACTACGCGCCGGGGGAACTGCCCCCGCGCGGGGCGGGACCGACGTTCTGGCTGCATGGGGCGAGCGCGGGAGATCTCCTGGCGCTCTCGCCGATGTTCGCGCCGCTCCGGGCGCGCTTTCCGGGGTGCCGGATCATCCTCTCCACGATGACGGACTCGGGTTTCATGATGGGGCGTGGGCGGTTGGCGAAGGAGGTGGACGCGGTGGTGTATGCGCCGTACGACCTGTGGGGCGCCACGCGGCGGGCGGTGCGTGCCATCCAGCCGGACCTGTTGGTGCTCGAGTACACGGAGATCTGGCCCAACCTCATCCGCGCGGCGAAGCGGGCCGGGGTGAAGGTGACGCTGACGAACGGGCGCTTCTCCCCGGGGCAGCAGGGCAAGTACCGGCTGTTGTTCTCGCTGATTGGCAATCCGCTGCGGGACATGGCGCTGTTCCTGATGCGGGGCGAGGACGAGGCGGAGCGGGCCCTGGCGCTGGGCGCGCCGGGCGAGCGGGTCTTCGTGACGGGGAACACCAAGTTCGATGCCCTGGCGGCGGTGGGCCCGGGGCAGGAGGACGAGGCGCTGCGGGGCGCGCTGGGGCTGAAGGCGGGAGAGCGGGTGTGGATCGCCGGCAGTACCCACGAGGGCGAGGAGGAGCACCTGTTGGCGGTCTACCGCCGGCTGCTGGACGTGCATCCGGACCTGCGGCTGGTGATCGCGCCGCGGTACATCGATCGGGCGGGGAGGATCGCCGCGCTGGCGAGGGACGCGGGGTTGAGCGTGGGCTTGCGCTCGAAGGGGAACGAGGAGGGAGGACGGGTGGTGGTGCTGGACACGATGGGCGAGCTGTCGCGGGCGTATCGGCTGGCCTCGTTGGTGTTCGTGGGCGGCTCGTTCACGACGCGCGGGGGGCAGAACATCCTGGAGCCGGCGGGACAGGGCAAGCCGGTGTTGTTCGGGCCGCACATGGAGAACTTCCAGGACAGCGTGCAGGTGCTGGTGGGGCGGGGAGGCATCCAGGTGAACGACGCGGAGCACCTGTACCGGGTGATGTCGGAGCTGTTGCAGAAGCCGGAGAACGTGACGTCGCTCGGGGTGCTGGCGAGGACGACGGTGCGGCAGGTGTCCGGGGCGAGCCAGCGCAACGTGGAGCACATGGCGCGGGTGTTGGCGCGATGA
- a CDS encoding polyprenol monophosphomannose synthase, which produces MNPALVCIPTYNERDNLEPITRAVLAADARVDILVVDDNSPDGTGKLADELAAKEPRIRVLHRAKKQGLGRAYLHAFRQALDWGYTYILEMDADFSHDPRYLPTLLDTAQAGTDLVLGSRYVHGGGTVNWGVGRQLISQGGSLYARSILGVDIRDLTGGFKCFHRRVLESIDLNAVQSTGYAFQIELTYRTLKQGFTVKEVPIVFEDRRVGQSKMSRRIFVEALTMVWKLRLTV; this is translated from the coding sequence ATGAATCCAGCGCTGGTCTGCATCCCTACCTACAACGAGCGGGACAACCTCGAGCCCATCACCCGCGCGGTGTTGGCGGCCGATGCCCGGGTGGACATCCTCGTCGTCGACGACAACTCTCCGGATGGCACGGGGAAGCTGGCCGATGAGCTGGCGGCGAAGGAGCCGCGCATCCGCGTGCTCCACCGCGCGAAGAAGCAGGGCCTGGGGCGTGCCTACCTCCATGCCTTCCGGCAGGCGCTCGACTGGGGCTACACGTACATCCTGGAGATGGACGCGGACTTCAGCCACGACCCGCGCTACCTGCCCACGCTGCTGGACACGGCCCAGGCCGGCACGGACCTGGTACTGGGCTCGCGCTACGTGCACGGCGGCGGCACCGTCAACTGGGGCGTGGGCCGGCAGCTCATCAGCCAGGGCGGTTCGCTCTACGCGCGCAGCATCCTCGGGGTGGACATCCGCGACCTCACCGGCGGCTTCAAGTGCTTCCACCGCCGGGTGCTCGAGTCCATCGATCTGAACGCCGTGCAGAGCACCGGCTACGCCTTTCAAATCGAGCTCACCTACCGCACCCTCAAGCAGGGCTTCACGGTGAAGGAAGTGCCCATCGTCTTCGAGGATCGCCGGGTCGGGCAGTCCAAGATGAGCCGGCGCATCTTCGTCGAGGCGCTGACGATGGTGTGGAAGTTGCGCCTCACGGTGTAG